Proteins from one Aureimonas sp. SA4125 genomic window:
- the choW gene encoding choline ABC transporter permease subunit — translation MEWLEQHRLPIGGYAADFVDWLTLNFTGFFDAVKAGLQAFIDAILFVLQTPHPFVVVAGFAAIAYAMRRSVPIAIFTVLGFLLIINLGYWKETTQTLALVVASTAVCMAVGVPVGIAAARRPWLYAALRPVLDLMQTIPTFVYLIPALILFGLGLVPGLVATVIFALPSPIRLTRLGIASTPLQLLEAGDAFGATPMQRLLKIEIPYALPQIMAGLTQTIMLSLSMVVIAALVGAPGLGVPVLRALNSINIAQGFEAGLAIVLLAIILDRFFRVDEGGRR, via the coding sequence GTGGAATGGCTTGAACAGCACCGCCTGCCGATCGGCGGCTACGCCGCCGATTTCGTCGACTGGCTGACCCTCAACTTCACCGGCTTCTTCGATGCGGTGAAGGCGGGGTTGCAGGCCTTCATCGATGCGATCCTCTTCGTCCTGCAGACACCGCACCCCTTCGTCGTCGTCGCCGGCTTCGCCGCCATCGCCTATGCCATGCGCCGCTCGGTCCCGATCGCGATCTTCACGGTGCTCGGCTTTCTCCTGATCATCAATCTCGGCTACTGGAAGGAGACGACGCAGACACTCGCGCTCGTCGTCGCCTCGACGGCCGTGTGCATGGCTGTCGGCGTCCCCGTCGGCATCGCCGCGGCGCGCCGGCCCTGGCTCTACGCGGCGCTGCGCCCGGTTCTCGACCTGATGCAAACCATCCCGACCTTCGTCTATCTGATCCCGGCGCTGATCCTCTTCGGCCTCGGCCTCGTGCCGGGCCTCGTCGCCACGGTCATCTTCGCCCTCCCCTCGCCGATCCGGCTGACGCGGCTCGGCATCGCCTCGACACCGCTGCAGCTGCTGGAGGCCGGCGACGCTTTCGGCGCGACGCCGATGCAGCGGCTCCTGAAGATCGAGATCCCCTACGCCCTGCCGCAGATCATGGCCGGCCTGACGCAGACGATCATGCTCTCCCTCTCCATGGTCGTCATCGCAGCCCTCGTCGGCGCCCCCGGCCTCGGCGTGCCGGTGCTGCGCGCGCTGAACTCGATCAACATCGCGCAAGGCTTCGAGGCGGGTCTGGCCATCGTGCTTCTCGCCATCATCCTCGACCGTTTCTTCCGCGTCGACGAAGGGGGAAGGCGATGA
- the choV gene encoding choline ABC transporter ATP-binding protein → MSETSPTAPEAPGAKPIVSFQNVSIVFGKKPEQALPLLDSGSTRAEINEKLGVILGVANASLDIASGEIAVLMGLSGSGKSTLIRAVNGLAPITRGRVVIDTGRGAVDPKECGAKRLRELRRHEVAMVFQQFALLPWRSVAENVGLGLELSGMGKAERRDKVMAQLDLVGLGDRANSLVGQLSGGMQQRVGLARAFATDAPILLMDEPFSALDPLIRARLQDELLEIQARLRKTIIFVSHDLDEAFKLGNRIAIMEGGRIIQVGTAQEIVLSPENDYVSAFVAHMNPLNVLTAADVMTPLDRGGASAPSRVAGMAQPDTPLRRVMDAVCDDRGEVIVSDKGRILGKIGPQEIVDALGRHQRK, encoded by the coding sequence ATGTCCGAAACGTCGCCGACGGCCCCGGAAGCTCCCGGTGCAAAGCCGATCGTCTCCTTCCAGAACGTCTCGATCGTCTTCGGCAAGAAGCCCGAACAGGCCCTGCCGCTTCTCGACAGCGGCAGCACCCGTGCCGAAATCAACGAGAAGCTCGGCGTCATCCTCGGCGTGGCCAACGCCTCACTCGACATCGCCAGCGGCGAGATCGCCGTTCTGATGGGCCTTTCGGGCTCGGGCAAGTCGACGCTGATCCGCGCCGTCAACGGCCTTGCCCCGATCACCCGCGGGCGCGTCGTCATCGACACCGGACGCGGCGCGGTCGATCCGAAGGAATGCGGCGCCAAGCGCCTGCGGGAGCTTCGGCGGCACGAGGTCGCCATGGTGTTCCAGCAGTTCGCGCTCCTGCCCTGGCGCAGCGTTGCGGAAAATGTCGGCCTCGGCCTCGAGCTCTCCGGCATGGGCAAGGCAGAGCGGCGCGACAAGGTGATGGCGCAGCTCGACCTCGTCGGCCTCGGCGACCGCGCGAACTCGCTGGTCGGCCAGCTCTCCGGCGGCATGCAGCAGCGCGTCGGCCTCGCCCGGGCCTTCGCCACCGACGCGCCGATCCTCCTGATGGACGAGCCCTTCTCGGCCCTCGACCCGTTGATCCGCGCGCGCCTGCAGGACGAACTCCTGGAAATCCAGGCGCGGCTGAGAAAGACCATCATCTTCGTCAGCCACGATCTCGACGAAGCCTTCAAGCTGGGCAACCGCATCGCCATCATGGAGGGCGGGCGGATCATCCAGGTCGGCACGGCGCAGGAGATCGTCCTCAGCCCGGAGAACGACTACGTCTCCGCCTTCGTCGCCCACATGAACCCGCTGAACGTCCTGACCGCAGCCGACGTCATGACCCCGCTCGATCGCGGGGGCGCCTCCGCTCCGTCGCGCGTGGCCGGAATGGCCCAGCCCGACACGCCGCTGCGCCGCGTCATGGACGCCGTCTGCGACGACCGCGGCGAGGTCATCGTCTCCGACAAGGGTCGCATCCTCGGCAAGATCGGCCCGCAGGAGATCGTCGATGCGCTGGGGCGGCACCAACGCAAGTAG
- a CDS encoding dipeptide ABC transporter ATP-binding protein, whose translation MTAIVTATDLSQIYEVKRGLFQKPIELKAVKDASFTVEAGETLAIVGESGCGKSTLARMLTMIEIPSEGQLTIDGVRIEGGAIADVAKLRSTVQIVFQNPYGALNPRQKVGAIIEEPLKINTKLSSAERRAKAEAALKEVGLRPEHYVRYPHMFSGGQRQRIAVARALILEPKILVLDEPVSALDVSIQAQILNLLADLQDRLGLTYVFISHDLSVVRHVANRVMVMYLGRPVELAPVDALYTQPLHPYTRALLSATPATRPGDRATRIRLTGELPSPFNPPTGCSFNPRCPYANDRCRTELPLLKQHGPTQVACFAVDEGRLPDMPMKAA comes from the coding sequence ATGACCGCCATCGTCACCGCAACGGATCTCAGCCAGATCTACGAGGTCAAGCGCGGCCTGTTCCAGAAGCCGATCGAGCTGAAGGCGGTCAAGGACGCGAGCTTCACCGTCGAGGCCGGCGAAACGCTGGCGATCGTGGGGGAATCGGGCTGCGGCAAGTCGACCCTCGCCCGCATGCTGACGATGATCGAGATCCCGTCGGAAGGCCAGCTGACGATCGACGGCGTGCGCATCGAGGGCGGCGCCATCGCCGACGTCGCCAAGCTGCGCTCGACCGTGCAGATCGTGTTCCAGAACCCCTATGGCGCGCTCAACCCGCGCCAGAAGGTCGGCGCGATCATCGAGGAGCCGCTGAAGATCAACACCAAGCTGTCCTCGGCCGAGCGGCGGGCGAAGGCGGAAGCGGCGCTGAAGGAAGTGGGCCTCAGGCCGGAGCACTACGTCCGCTACCCCCACATGTTTTCCGGCGGCCAGCGCCAGCGCATCGCGGTCGCCCGCGCGCTGATCCTCGAGCCGAAAATCCTCGTCCTCGACGAGCCGGTCTCGGCGCTGGACGTATCGATCCAGGCGCAGATCCTGAACCTCCTCGCCGACCTGCAGGACAGGCTGGGCCTCACCTACGTCTTCATCAGTCACGACCTCTCGGTCGTCCGGCACGTGGCCAACCGCGTGATGGTGATGTATCTCGGCCGCCCGGTGGAACTGGCCCCCGTCGACGCGCTCTACACCCAGCCGCTGCACCCCTATACGCGCGCGCTGCTCTCGGCGACGCCGGCGACCCGCCCCGGTGACCGCGCGACGCGCATCCGCCTCACGGGTGAGCTACCCTCGCCGTTCAACCCCCCGACGGGCTGCTCCTTCAACCCGCGCTGCCCCTATGCCAACGACCGCTGCCGCACTGAATTGCCGCTCCTGAAGCAGCACGGACCGACGCAGGTGGCGTGTTTTGCCGTCGACGAAGGGCGATTGCCGGACATGCCGATGAAGGCGGCATAG
- a CDS encoding ABC transporter ATP-binding protein, whose translation MTLLRLRNLSVTFATASGPFKAVDGVDLSVDAGDVLGIVGESGSGKSVAMLGLMGLLPPSATVTADEMSFEGLDMLTMSDRDRRAIIGRDIAMIFQEPVASLNPCFNVGFQIGESLKTHLGLGARERKDRTIELLTKVGISEPERRMKAFPHQLSGGMSQRVMIAMAISCNPKLLIADEPTTALDVTIQAQILDLLLDLQKEKGMAMILITHDMGVIAETAQRVVVQYAGQQVERQAVAELFEAPHHPYTSALLDAIPERATGKRLPTIPGVVPGQGDRPDGCLFNPRCPKADDVCRTVLPPRQPPALGEALCHYPMNAPATAPLNAGAAA comes from the coding sequence ATGACCCTCCTCCGCCTCCGCAACCTCTCCGTCACCTTCGCCACGGCCTCCGGCCCGTTCAAGGCAGTTGACGGCGTCGATCTCAGCGTCGATGCCGGCGATGTCCTTGGCATCGTCGGCGAATCCGGCTCGGGCAAGTCGGTCGCCATGCTCGGCCTGATGGGCCTCCTGCCGCCGTCGGCCACGGTCACCGCGGACGAGATGTCGTTCGAGGGCCTGGACATGCTGACCATGAGCGACCGCGACCGCCGCGCCATCATCGGCCGCGACATCGCGATGATCTTCCAGGAGCCGGTCGCCAGTCTCAATCCCTGCTTCAATGTCGGCTTCCAGATCGGCGAGAGCCTGAAGACGCATCTTGGCCTCGGCGCGCGAGAGCGCAAGGACCGCACGATCGAGCTCCTGACGAAGGTCGGCATCTCCGAGCCGGAGCGGCGGATGAAGGCGTTCCCGCATCAGCTCTCGGGCGGCATGAGCCAGCGGGTGATGATCGCCATGGCGATCTCCTGCAACCCGAAGCTTCTCATCGCCGACGAGCCGACGACGGCGCTCGACGTCACCATCCAGGCGCAGATCCTCGACCTCCTGCTCGATCTCCAGAAGGAGAAGGGCATGGCGATGATCCTCATCACCCACGACATGGGCGTCATCGCCGAAACCGCGCAGCGCGTCGTCGTGCAGTATGCCGGACAGCAGGTCGAGCGCCAGGCGGTCGCCGAACTGTTCGAGGCCCCGCACCATCCCTATACCTCGGCGCTTCTCGACGCGATTCCCGAGCGCGCCACCGGCAAGCGGCTGCCGACCATTCCGGGCGTCGTGCCGGGGCAGGGGGACCGGCCGGACGGCTGCCTGTTCAATCCGCGCTGCCCGAAAGCCGACGATGTCTGTCGCACGGTCCTTCCGCCGCGCCAGCCGCCGGCGCTCGGCGAGGCGCTCTGCCACTATCCCATGAACGCGCCGGCGACAGCGCCCCTCAACGCGGGAGCCGCCGCATGA
- a CDS encoding ABC transporter permease subunit, translating to MSVQESAEGIGTDIPDRKPPRSLRAQQFAEFWYYFSVNKGAVVGLVVFTLIVLAAILAPVIAPHSPTLQDRSALLIPPFWQDGGRLEFLLGTDPVGRDILSRLLYGARYSLFVGVFVVALSVSTGIAIGLVAGYFRGWLDTAIMRIMDIILAFPSLLLALVLVAILGPGLLSAMIAIALTYQPHFVRLTRASVMAEKEREYVTAARVVGASPLRLMVVTILPNCLGPLIVQSTLSFSNAILDAAALGFLGMGAQPPTPEWGTMLAEAREFVLRAWWVVTFPGLAILVTVLAINLVGDGLRDALDPKLKRS from the coding sequence ATGAGCGTCCAAGAATCGGCCGAGGGCATCGGCACCGACATTCCCGACCGCAAGCCTCCGCGCAGCCTGCGGGCGCAGCAGTTCGCCGAGTTCTGGTATTATTTCTCGGTCAACAAGGGCGCGGTCGTCGGCCTCGTCGTGTTCACGCTGATCGTACTCGCGGCGATCCTCGCGCCTGTCATCGCGCCGCACAGCCCGACGCTGCAGGACCGCTCGGCGCTCCTCATCCCGCCTTTCTGGCAGGACGGCGGCCGGCTCGAGTTCCTGCTCGGCACGGACCCCGTCGGACGCGACATCCTCAGCCGCCTTCTCTACGGTGCGCGCTATTCGCTCTTCGTCGGCGTCTTCGTCGTCGCGCTGTCGGTTTCGACCGGCATCGCCATCGGGCTTGTCGCCGGCTATTTCCGCGGCTGGCTCGACACGGCGATCATGCGGATCATGGACATCATTCTCGCCTTCCCGTCGCTGCTTCTGGCGCTGGTCCTCGTCGCCATCCTCGGACCCGGCCTCCTCAGCGCCATGATCGCCATCGCGCTGACCTATCAGCCGCACTTCGTCCGGCTGACGCGCGCCTCGGTCATGGCCGAAAAGGAGCGCGAATACGTCACCGCCGCGCGCGTCGTCGGGGCGTCGCCATTGCGGCTGATGGTCGTGACCATCCTGCCCAACTGCCTCGGCCCGCTGATCGTCCAGTCGACCCTGTCCTTCTCGAACGCGATCCTTGACGCCGCCGCCCTCGGCTTCCTCGGCATGGGCGCCCAGCCGCCGACGCCGGAATGGGGCACGATGCTGGCCGAAGCGCGCGAATTCGTGCTGCGCGCCTGGTGGGTCGTGACCTTTCCGGGCCTTGCGATCCTCGTCACCGTTTTGGCCATCAACCTCGTCGGCGACGGCCTGCGCGACGCCCTCGATCCGAAGCTGAAACGGAGTTGA
- a CDS encoding ABC transporter permease subunit has protein sequence MFGYLLKRIGLLIPTFIGVTLVSFLFIRLLPGDPIIALAGERGLSPERYAQLVAQFGYDRPLYVQYFSYFWDVLHGDFGQSISTKQPVLREFMNLFPATIELSLVAILLAVIVGIPAGVFAAVKRGSWFDQSIMGTALVGYSMPIFWWGLLLIIFFSGYLQWTPVSGRISLMYFFPPVTGFMLIDSLLSGQAGAFKSALSHLVLPSIVLGTIPLAVIARQTRSAMLEVLGEDFVRTARAKGLSRFRVVSVHALRNALIPVVTTIGLQVGVLLAGAILTETIFSWPGIGKWMVDSVFKRDYPVVQGGLLLVAVIIMVVNLIVDLLYGLINPRVRAR, from the coding sequence ATGTTCGGATACCTGTTGAAACGCATCGGCTTGCTGATCCCGACCTTCATCGGCGTGACACTGGTCTCGTTCCTTTTCATCCGCCTGCTGCCGGGCGATCCGATCATCGCCCTGGCCGGCGAGCGTGGCCTGTCGCCCGAGCGCTACGCCCAGCTCGTCGCCCAGTTCGGCTACGACCGGCCGCTCTACGTCCAGTATTTCAGCTATTTCTGGGACGTTCTGCACGGTGATTTCGGGCAGTCGATCTCGACCAAGCAGCCGGTGCTGCGCGAGTTCATGAACCTGTTCCCGGCAACGATCGAACTCTCGCTCGTCGCCATCCTCCTGGCCGTGATCGTCGGCATTCCCGCCGGCGTCTTTGCCGCCGTCAAGCGCGGCTCCTGGTTCGACCAGTCGATCATGGGAACGGCGCTCGTCGGCTATTCCATGCCGATCTTCTGGTGGGGGCTGCTCCTCATCATCTTCTTCTCCGGCTACCTGCAGTGGACGCCGGTCTCGGGGCGGATCTCGCTCATGTATTTCTTTCCGCCGGTGACCGGCTTCATGCTGATCGACAGCCTTCTGTCGGGCCAGGCCGGTGCCTTCAAGTCGGCGCTCAGCCATCTCGTCCTGCCGTCGATCGTTCTCGGCACCATTCCGCTCGCCGTGATCGCCCGGCAGACGCGTTCGGCCATGCTCGAAGTCCTCGGCGAGGATTTCGTCCGCACCGCGCGCGCCAAGGGCCTTTCGCGCTTTCGCGTCGTCTCCGTGCACGCGCTGCGCAATGCGCTGATCCCGGTGGTGACGACGATCGGCCTTCAGGTCGGCGTGCTGCTCGCCGGCGCGATCCTGACCGAGACGATCTTCTCCTGGCCGGGCATCGGCAAGTGGATGGTCGATTCGGTGTTCAAGCGCGACTATCCCGTGGTGCAGGGCGGGCTTCTCCTCGTCGCCGTCATCATCATGGTGGTCAATCTCATCGTCGACCTTCTCTACGGTCTCATCAATCCAAGGGTCAGAGCACGATGA
- a CDS encoding GNAT family N-acetyltransferase yields MTIFRPLADHGAEADMPGVAALWHDSWHDGHAALLPPPIVAQRDVSSFAARLVPLAASSTVAVQDGQIVGFGALVGSEIDQLFVARAVRGTGVASGLLAVLENALREAGVKRAGIQCLEGNDRALAFYAKHGWQATEVADLPIWMPEGQSASHPTLMLAKDL; encoded by the coding sequence ATGACGATTTTCCGTCCACTGGCCGACCATGGGGCCGAAGCGGATATGCCCGGAGTCGCCGCCCTCTGGCACGACAGCTGGCACGACGGTCACGCCGCGCTGCTGCCGCCCCCGATCGTGGCGCAGCGCGATGTGTCCTCCTTTGCCGCCCGCCTCGTGCCGCTGGCCGCCTCCAGTACCGTCGCCGTCCAGGACGGCCAGATCGTCGGCTTCGGGGCGCTGGTCGGGTCTGAGATCGATCAGCTCTTCGTGGCGCGCGCGGTGCGCGGGACGGGTGTCGCCTCCGGCCTGCTTGCGGTACTGGAGAACGCGCTTCGTGAAGCGGGCGTGAAGCGGGCCGGGATCCAGTGCCTGGAAGGCAACGATCGCGCGCTTGCTTTCTACGCCAAGCACGGCTGGCAGGCGACCGAAGTCGCGGACCTGCCCATCTGGATGCCGGAAGGCCAGTCGGCGAGCCACCCGACCCTCATGCTCGCCAAGGATCTTTGA
- a CDS encoding ABC transporter substrate-binding protein: MKLVSTLLAATALALTLGSAANAKTLVYCSEGSPEGFDPGLYTAGTTFDASSKPVYNRLAEFKRGTTEVIPGLAESWTVSEDGLEYTFNLRKGVKFQSTEFFTPTRDFNADDVIFSFDRQGNKENPYFAYAGDVTWGYYNDMSMPSLVKSFEKVDDNTVKLTLTAPNAPMIANLAMDFASIMSKEYADKLLADGTPEKLNQQPLGTGPFQFVAYQQDAVIRYKAHPDYWGGKQPIDDLVFAITQDAAVRLQRLKAGECHVAGYPNPADIPALKTDSTVTMLEQPGLNVGYLAYNTTQAPFDKPEVRRALNMAINKDAILEAVFPGIGQIAKNPIPPTMWSYNDAVADDKYDPEAAKAALEAAGVKDLSMKIWAMPVARPYNPNARRMAELLQADFAKVGVTVEIVTYDWTQYLKLAGDPKHDGAVLAGWTGDNGDPDNFLAILLGCDGVGSGNKAAWCNKDYDALIKKASQISDQAERAKLYEEAQVVFKDQAPWATIAHSLVSLPMSPKVTGYLMDPLGSHRFDGVDITE, from the coding sequence ATGAAACTGGTATCCACGCTTCTCGCAGCGACGGCACTCGCCTTGACCCTCGGGTCGGCGGCGAACGCCAAGACCCTGGTCTATTGCTCCGAGGGCTCTCCGGAAGGTTTCGACCCCGGCCTGTACACCGCCGGTACGACTTTCGACGCGTCCTCCAAGCCTGTCTACAACCGTCTCGCCGAGTTCAAGCGCGGCACCACGGAGGTCATTCCCGGTCTGGCCGAAAGCTGGACCGTTTCCGAGGACGGTCTCGAATACACGTTCAACCTGCGCAAGGGCGTCAAATTCCAGTCGACCGAGTTTTTCACGCCGACGCGTGATTTCAACGCCGACGACGTGATCTTCTCCTTCGATCGCCAGGGCAACAAGGAAAACCCCTATTTCGCCTATGCCGGTGACGTGACCTGGGGCTACTACAACGACATGTCGATGCCCTCGCTGGTCAAGTCCTTCGAGAAGGTCGACGACAACACGGTCAAGCTGACGCTGACGGCACCGAATGCGCCGATGATCGCCAATCTGGCGATGGATTTCGCGTCGATCATGTCGAAGGAATATGCCGACAAGCTTCTCGCCGACGGCACGCCCGAGAAGCTGAACCAGCAGCCGCTCGGCACCGGTCCCTTCCAGTTCGTCGCCTACCAGCAGGACGCCGTCATCCGCTACAAGGCCCATCCCGACTACTGGGGCGGCAAGCAGCCGATCGACGACCTCGTCTTCGCCATCACGCAGGACGCCGCCGTTCGCCTGCAGCGCCTGAAGGCTGGCGAGTGCCATGTCGCAGGCTATCCGAATCCGGCCGACATTCCGGCGCTGAAGACGGATTCGACAGTCACCATGCTGGAGCAGCCAGGGCTCAATGTCGGCTACCTCGCCTACAACACCACCCAGGCTCCCTTCGACAAGCCCGAGGTTCGCCGCGCCCTGAACATGGCAATCAACAAGGACGCCATCCTCGAGGCGGTCTTCCCTGGCATTGGCCAGATCGCCAAGAACCCGATCCCGCCGACCATGTGGTCCTATAACGACGCCGTCGCCGACGACAAGTACGACCCCGAGGCGGCCAAGGCCGCGCTCGAGGCGGCTGGCGTCAAGGATCTGTCGATGAAGATCTGGGCGATGCCGGTGGCCCGTCCCTACAATCCGAACGCGCGCCGCATGGCTGAACTGCTGCAGGCCGACTTCGCCAAGGTCGGCGTCACGGTCGAGATCGTGACCTACGATTGGACGCAGTATCTGAAGCTCGCCGGCGATCCGAAGCACGATGGCGCGGTGCTGGCCGGCTGGACCGGAGACAACGGTGACCCGGACAACTTCCTCGCCATCCTGCTCGGCTGCGATGGCGTCGGTTCGGGCAACAAGGCCGCCTGGTGCAACAAGGACTATGATGCGCTGATCAAGAAGGCGTCGCAGATCTCCGACCAGGCCGAGCGCGCCAAGCTCTACGAAGAGGCGCAGGTCGTGTTCAAGGATCAGGCGCCCTGGGCGACCATCGCCCATTCGCTGGTCAGCCTGCCGATGTCGCCGAAGGTCACGGGATACCTGATGGATCCGCTTGGCTCGCATCGGTTCGACGGCGTCGACATCACCGAATAG
- a CDS encoding Mrp/NBP35 family ATP-binding protein yields the protein MPITHRDEILAVLKSLEAPDGRGDVVGRGMVSDIFIADGKAFFSLSVPAAAAEMFEPFRRRAEIEVAKLDGITSAMVALTAEKQPGSSPVPRPQSAPAAHSHAGHAHPPHAPQPGRASPPAAPRSSSAKPGIPGIKRIIAVASGKGGVGKSTTAVNLALGFATLGLKVGLLDADIYGPSVPRLLAIKEKPRSNGRIMIPIEAYGLKAMSMGLLVDEETPMIWRGPMVMSAITQMLREVEWGELDLLVVDMPPGTGDAQLTMAQQVPLAGAVIVSTPQDLALLDARKGLAMFRKVDVPVLGIVENMSYFLCPSCGERSDIFGHGGARDEAARLGVPFLGEVPLHMRIRETSDEGRPVVVADPEGVHASIYRAIAAAALASMDADGASRPVAPSIVFE from the coding sequence ATGCCCATTACCCACCGCGACGAAATCCTTGCCGTGCTGAAATCGCTCGAAGCGCCCGATGGCCGAGGCGATGTCGTAGGACGCGGGATGGTGTCGGATATCTTCATCGCAGATGGAAAAGCGTTCTTCTCGCTGTCCGTGCCCGCGGCGGCAGCCGAAATGTTCGAGCCGTTCCGTCGCCGAGCCGAGATCGAGGTTGCAAAGCTCGACGGCATCACGTCGGCGATGGTCGCATTGACGGCGGAGAAGCAGCCCGGAAGCAGTCCCGTCCCCCGGCCGCAGAGCGCGCCTGCGGCTCACTCGCATGCCGGCCACGCCCATCCCCCTCACGCGCCCCAACCGGGCCGCGCGTCGCCGCCCGCTGCCCCGCGGTCTTCGTCGGCCAAGCCAGGAATTCCCGGCATCAAACGGATCATTGCCGTCGCCTCCGGCAAGGGCGGTGTCGGCAAGTCGACCACAGCTGTCAATCTGGCGCTCGGCTTTGCCACCCTCGGGCTGAAGGTCGGTCTGCTCGACGCCGACATTTACGGCCCTTCCGTGCCGCGGCTTCTCGCCATCAAGGAGAAGCCTCGAAGCAACGGTCGGATCATGATCCCGATCGAGGCCTATGGCTTGAAGGCCATGTCGATGGGACTTCTCGTCGACGAGGAGACGCCGATGATCTGGCGCGGGCCGATGGTGATGTCGGCGATAACGCAGATGCTGCGCGAGGTGGAATGGGGCGAGCTCGACCTCCTGGTCGTCGACATGCCGCCCGGCACCGGCGATGCCCAGTTGACGATGGCGCAGCAGGTTCCGCTGGCGGGCGCCGTCATCGTCTCGACGCCGCAGGATCTGGCATTGCTGGACGCGCGCAAGGGCCTGGCGATGTTTCGCAAGGTGGATGTGCCCGTTCTCGGGATCGTCGAGAACATGAGCTATTTCCTCTGCCCGTCCTGTGGCGAGCGCTCGGACATCTTTGGTCACGGCGGCGCACGCGACGAGGCGGCACGACTCGGCGTGCCCTTCCTTGGCGAAGTGCCGCTGCACATGCGCATCCGCGAGACCTCCGACGAGGGGAGGCCGGTCGTCGTCGCCGATCCCGAGGGTGTTCATGCCAGCATCTACAGGGCGATCGCTGCAGCAGCCCTGGCTTCCATGGACGCGGACGGCGCGTCGCGCCCTGTGGCCCCCAGCATCGTTTTTGAGTGA
- a CDS encoding sensor histidine kinase has product MGKAPAARAAGAYYNAARFERQQMVAYKALKALANTEMTLFAQDRELKYIWVFNSKDTWLNDSILGLGDHDVLSRQAAERSEAVKRDVIRTQRPAHFELASTTGSTSRWFDIRVDVDRDGDDVIGIIGTSLEITEQKRREETLKTLLRELSHRSKNLLAIIQSLASQTARHSVTVPEFLVRFRGRIQSLAASQDIVTDADWRGADLVSLVAMQVERYAPDGVGQVRFDGSDVYLSPTASLHVGLALHELAVNAASYGSLSVPGGRVGISSVIVERNGETFLRLNWQESGGPRVRSDHESRFGTSTLERIVPNSVGGEAELDYLPDGIRYSLLIPDTQFEANENG; this is encoded by the coding sequence ATGGGGAAGGCGCCGGCCGCGAGAGCGGCAGGGGCGTATTACAACGCAGCAAGGTTCGAGCGTCAGCAAATGGTTGCGTACAAGGCTCTGAAAGCTCTTGCTAACACCGAGATGACGCTGTTCGCGCAAGATCGTGAGCTGAAGTATATCTGGGTCTTTAACAGCAAGGATACCTGGCTGAATGACTCGATCTTGGGTCTTGGCGATCACGATGTTCTTTCCCGACAGGCGGCCGAGCGGTCCGAGGCTGTCAAGCGAGATGTCATTCGGACCCAGCGACCTGCACATTTCGAGCTGGCCTCGACGACGGGATCGACATCGCGTTGGTTCGACATTCGCGTCGACGTCGATCGGGACGGCGACGACGTCATTGGCATCATCGGGACATCCCTTGAGATCACGGAGCAGAAGCGTCGCGAGGAGACGCTGAAGACACTGCTTCGCGAACTGTCCCATCGCTCCAAGAATCTTCTGGCCATTATTCAGAGCCTGGCCAGCCAGACGGCGCGGCATTCCGTCACCGTGCCGGAATTTCTGGTCCGTTTCCGCGGTCGGATCCAGTCGCTGGCGGCCTCGCAGGATATCGTCACCGATGCAGATTGGCGCGGTGCGGACCTCGTCAGCCTGGTGGCGATGCAGGTCGAGCGTTATGCGCCCGACGGGGTCGGGCAAGTCCGGTTCGATGGGTCGGACGTCTATCTCTCGCCGACCGCATCCCTGCACGTCGGGCTGGCGCTGCATGAACTGGCCGTCAATGCCGCTTCTTACGGCTCGCTGTCCGTACCTGGCGGAAGGGTCGGGATCAGCTCTGTCATCGTCGAGCGAAACGGCGAAACATTTCTTCGATTGAACTGGCAGGAGTCGGGAGGACCGCGCGTCCGCTCCGATCACGAATCGCGTTTCGGCACGTCCACTCTGGAGCGCATCGTGCCGAATTCGGTCGGCGGAGAGGCCGAGCTCGACTACCTGCCGGACGGAATCCGATATTCGCTGTTGATTCCCGATACGCAGTTCGAAGCGAACGAAAACGGCTGA